Within the Mycobacterium gordonae genome, the region TGCACAGAGTGACCATTTGGGACGGATCCCAGCACTGGCTGGCCACCCGGTACTCCGACGTCCGCGCCGCGCTGACGAATCCGGCCATGAGCCCCGATGTGCGACGCGCGGGATTCCCACTGATCTATCCGAATCAAATCGCAATGGAAGGCGGGGTCTGGTTCCGTCTGGACGATCCCGAGCACGCGCGACTGCGGCGCATGCTGTCGCACGAATTCAGTCTCAAACACACGCGAACTCTGCGTAAGACCTTGCTAGAGCTGGTAGACGAACTCATCGACGACATGTTGCGTTCCGGCGGTCCCGCCGACTTCGTGCAGGCTTTCGCGCATCCGCTGCCACTGCGGGCGATCTGCGCGATCCTCGGTGTGCCGCGTGCGGACCACACGCTGATCGAACGCAATGCGTACGCCCTGAGCGACCTGGACATGACAGCCGAACAGCAGCAGCGGGCATTCGACGACCTGGTCGCCTACAACCGCAGCCTCCTGGAACGCAGACAACATCACCCCGCTGACGACATGACAAGCCGCCTGGTGCACGAGCACAGCGGCGATGGCGGCCACTCGTTGAATGAACTGGCCGTGCTGATGTTCTTCCTGATCGCCGCCGGATACGTGAGTACCGCGAACATGCTGGCGTTAGGCGCACTGGC harbors:
- a CDS encoding cytochrome P450, yielding MTDNFATVDEAVPFFPAARVDPFSAPPRYTELRAAGGLHRVTIWDGSQHWLATRYSDVRAALTNPAMSPDVRRAGFPLIYPNQIAMEGGVWFRLDDPEHARLRRMLSHEFSLKHTRTLRKTLLELVDELIDDMLRSGGPADFVQAFAHPLPLRAICAILGVPRADHTLIERNAYALSDLDMTAEQQQRAFDDLVAYNRSLLERRQHHPADDMTSRLVHEHSGDGGHSLNELAVLMFFLIAAGYVSTANMLALGALALLLDDSQRERLREQPELAAGTVEEMLRFWSVISTDPRRIALQDTQLGGQPVRAGEGVIVSLIAANHDPDAFGTDAEHVDITRTSRQHLALGFGSHLCLGQNLARAELEIAWSRLLQRIPDLRLGVAPEDVEFMDHAIAFGVKSLPVDWDGAR